The following proteins come from a genomic window of Coffea arabica cultivar ET-39 chromosome 11c, Coffea Arabica ET-39 HiFi, whole genome shotgun sequence:
- the LOC113715886 gene encoding protein FAR1-RELATED SEQUENCE 5-like yields the protein MDCSKLAEDGTPELGMEFNSEEDAYQFYNKYAFKMGFSVRKDYLNKDKDGVTTSRRYSCCKEGVKRKYEGDVMPKRTRAPTKTGCGAKMVIVLFRGTMKYRVHDLVLEHNHELHIAQCAHMMPSQRKVSETQGFQAEISEDAGLSLKQSHELMGKEAGGMGNVGYTREDLKRYLRTRRERSLKYGEAGSMLNYFQEQTLENPSFFHAVQLGCEEQITNIFWADAGMLIDYKFFGDVVTFDTTYKTNKEYRPLGVFVGFNQHRQIVIFSAALMYDETIDSFKWVFGTFLEAMCGKRPSTILTDQDHAMTAALSVVMPETFHGLCTFHIRRNFMKHFGNHYKENSDLPYMFGACMYEFEEVEQFNRVWEAMVKKHNLENNEWLSGLYRIRNKWARCMMKERWTAGMRSTQLSESLNAAIKNHLKLDHDLVQFFRHFNRVVDEKRHNELIAEYEMRHKLPMVGLRQTPMLVHASDTYSPTVFVVFQNEYGESTAMVILRQQDAAMIVEFAVMRYDGGLERIVVFNRNDLNVRCSCKKYENEGILCGHALKVFDTVGIKIILLEYIKRRWTKRARAGDCFDRRRREVVADPKIMISTRYRELAPAMIKVAT from the coding sequence ATGGATTGCAGCAAATTGGCAGAAGATGGGACCCCTGAGTTAGGAATGGAGTTCAACAGCGAAGAGGATGCGTACCAGTTTTACAACAAATATGCCTTTAAAATGGGTTTTAGTGTACGTAAAGACTATCTGAATAAAGACAAAGACGGCGTGACCACGTCTAGGAGATATAGTTGCTGCAAGGAAGGTGTAAAGCGCAAGTACGAAGGTGATGTGATGCCAAAGAGGACACGAGCGCCGACGAAAACAGGGTGTGGAGCTAAAATGGTTATCGTGTTGTTTAGAGGAACAATGAAGTACCGTGTGCATGACCTTGTCTTAGAGCATAACCATGAGTTGCACATTGCTCAATGTGCGCACATGATGCCATCACAAAGAAAAGTGAGCGAGACTCAAGGATTCCAAGCTGAAATAAGCGAGGACGCTGGGCTTTCATTGAAACAGAGTCATGAGCTTATGGGAAAGGAGGCAGGTGGGATGGGAAATGTGGGATATACTCGGGAAGACCTGAAACGATATCTTCGTACTCGACGAGAAAGGAGTTTGAAATATGGAGAAGCAGGTAGCATGCTGAATTATTTTCAAGAGCAAACACTCGAGAATCCATCGTTTTTTCATGCCGTACAGCTGGGCTGTGAAGAGCAGATAACGAATATCTTTTGGGCTGATGCAGGAATGTTAATTGACTACAAATTTTTTGGAGATGTAGTCACATTCGAcacaacctacaaaacaaataaagaatacCGGCCACTTGGAGTGTTTGTGGGTTTTAACCAACATAGGCAAATTGTGATATTCAGTGCTGCCCTTATGTATGATGAGACTATAGATTCTTTCAAATGGGTGTTTGGTACATTTCTAGAAGCAATGTGCGGAAAGCGTCCAAGTACCATACTAACCGACCAAGATCATGCCATGACAGCCGCTCTTTCAGTTGTTATGCCTGAAACATTTCACGGTCTATGTACGTTTCACATAAGGCGTAATTTTATGAAACATTTTGGCAATCACTACAAGGAAAATAGTGATCTTCCATACATGTTTGGTGCATGCATGTATGAGTTTGAAGAAGTGGAACAATTCAATAGGGTGTGGGAGGCGATGGTGAAGAAACACAatcttgaaaataatgaatggCTCTCCGGGTTGTATAGAATTCGTAATAAATGGGCAAGGTGCATGATGAAAGAAAGATGGACCGCGGGAATGCGAAGCACCCAACTTAGCGAAAGCCTAAATGCAGCaattaaaaatcatttgaaactgGATCATGACCTTGTGCAGTTCTTTAGACATTTCAATCGGGTGGTTGATGAAAAGAGACATAATGAACTGATCGCAGAATATGAAATGAGGCACAAGCTCCCCATGGTCGGGTTAAGGCAAACACCTATGCTTGTGCATGCATCAGATACGTATTCACCAACCGTATTTGTTGTATTCCAAAATGAATATGGCGAGTCAACAGCTATGGTTATATTGAGACAGCAAGATGCAGCGATGATTGTGGAGTTTGCGGTCATGAGGTATGATGGAGGACTTGAAAGAATAGTGGTATTCAATCGGAATGATCTAAATGTACGTTGTAGTTGCAAAAAATACGAGAATGAAGGCATTTTATGTGGGCACGCGTTGAAGGTGTTTGATACTGTGGGCATAAAAATAATTCTTCTTGAATACATTAAGAGGCGATGGACAAAAAGAGCTCGGGCTGGAGACTGTTTTGATCGGCGAAGACGGGAAGTTGTGGCTGATCCTAAAATAATGATTTCAACTCGTTATCGGGAGCTCGCTCCAGCCATGATTAAGGTCGCAACTTGA